A window of Clostridia bacterium genomic DNA:
GCTGTGTTGCAGCATTATAAAATGGAGTAGTAGCAACTACACCTTGTATTTTTAGCCCCTTTAATCCATCTATTTTTTCCTTTACTCTACTAATAGAATTATCCATCACCCCGATAAGTACAGGGCATCTCCCATCAGCAGCTTCCACTGCGGCTTTAGCAACCTTCGGATGTTCAGAACTTTTAATATATGCTTCTATTCCCATAGATCCCATAACTAGTAATCCGGCTGCCCCTGCATCAATCTGATCAACAACATGCTTCTTAAGACTGGATTCTACTAAGTTCCCTTCTTTATCAAGGGGTGTACCCAGGGCAGTATAAAAACCTTCTTGCATTTATAGTCCTCCTATAATAAATCAATTTTATTATATTATACTTTATAATAGTCTGCCATCATTTCATTTTTTTAAGATTTTGTTAAATATTTTCAGAACCCATTGAAAATAATCTGTTTGCAAACTTTATTCTCTCTTCTTCATGCTCCCATAATTCTTCATGCTCAAAATTCGGATATAATTTGAACGTCTTTTTACATTTTAAGTGGTTGTATGCAGCAAAAAATGTAGAGGGTGGGCAAATCAGATCGACCAATCCCCCTGCCATGAGTACGGGACATTCTATCATATCTGAAAAATTCATCACATCAAAATAGCTCAATGTACCATACACCATTTGCTGTTTTTTATTTGAACAATCAAACAGCCTGAAATATTCAAATATCTCTCCATAAGGCCCTTGGTCAAACATTTGTACCGCTCTTTGAAAATTGCATAAAAAAGGATAGTTAGGCATACAAAGCTTTATCCTTTTATCTAAGGCCGCAGTTATCATAGCAAGAGCACCTCCCTGACTCTTGCCATATACCCCTATTCTATCTTTATCTATTTCATCCCTTGAAGACAAAAAATCCACTGCTCTTTTACAGTCCATGTACACATATTTATAATAGTATATATTCTTATCCCTTATACCTTTTGTCAGCCATCCCATAGTAGATCC
This region includes:
- a CDS encoding acetylxylan esterase, translated to MPKYYDMSLEELKNYRPELTRQPDFTEFWENNLRLSNSQPLNAQLKHFKYPVKGVSVYDVYYDGFENGRIHGYYILPENGEKLPALIHFHGYGGNRKYINEYLKWVLQGYAVFTIDVRGQGGQSIDGSVYDQGSTMGWLTKGIRDKNIYYYKYVYMDCKRAVDFLSSRDEIDKDRIGVYGKSQGGALAMITAALDKRIKLCMPNYPFLCNFQRAVQMFDQGPYGEIFEYFRLFDCSNKKQQMVYGTLSYFDVMNFSDMIECPVLMAGGLVDLICPPSTFFAAYNHLKCKKTFKLYPNFEHEELWEHEEERIKFANRLFSMGSENI